In Achromobacter xylosoxidans A8, a single window of DNA contains:
- a CDS encoding MaoC family dehydratase, with the protein MNDSNPLQDIAQTAIYWEDLPVGTRYRTSSRTITEADVVAFAALTGDSNRLHVDAEYAKGTLFGQRIAHGMLVASYMAGLTSRSIPYQLTEAAVLGVLENRLKYPKPTLIGDTLHVEIEVMEQKPTSRPDRGLIGFLRKGVNQRGETVCEMEAVCLLKRRPSEEQA; encoded by the coding sequence ATGAACGATTCCAACCCTCTGCAAGATATCGCGCAGACGGCGATCTATTGGGAAGACCTGCCGGTCGGCACTCGCTACCGGACGTCTTCGCGCACCATTACCGAGGCCGACGTGGTGGCCTTTGCCGCGCTGACCGGCGATTCCAACCGTCTGCACGTCGACGCCGAGTACGCCAAAGGGACCTTGTTCGGGCAGCGCATCGCGCACGGCATGCTGGTCGCATCCTACATGGCGGGGCTGACCTCGCGTTCGATTCCGTATCAGCTGACCGAAGCCGCGGTGCTCGGCGTGCTGGAGAACCGTCTCAAGTATCCCAAGCCGACCTTGATAGGCGACACGCTGCACGTCGAAATCGAGGTGATGGAGCAGAAGCCGACCAGCCGCCCCGACCGCGGCCTGATCGGCTTCCTGCGCAAGGGTGTCAATCAGCGTGGCGAAACGGTCTGCGAAATGGAAGCCGTTTGCCTGCTCAAGCGCCGGCCATCGGAGGAACAGGCATGA
- a CDS encoding acyl-CoA dehydrogenase family protein, whose protein sequence is MVELDPDGLSSEHGLLRDNIRRFLKTRVNPIINQHEAAKTFPFEVLGELRDFGYLGGYLPESSGGLGIDYLTWAIMMEEAGYCWLSLRALINGLNIVGGILDAYGTEEQKERFLQPLLRNERRTYVSISEPDVGSNVAEVKTRADKQGDHYVLNGSKLWVTNGMFADFGIVVARTFSDTCQGGLSLFLVEKAHTRFDARPVDTMFVRSTGTAAYTFDNAQVPAANLLGQEGEGLRQILIGLNFGRLNVAMGAVGAAQCALDLSIDYARTRKQFGQPIAAYQLVQRHIVEMTMKTQAARALGYRAARAMQAGLPARVEGSVAKLYATEAAHQVANHALQVHGGIGYATDYPIERIFRDTRGGMIPEGTTEIQTLIIGREILGISALKTGERA, encoded by the coding sequence ATGGTTGAACTGGATCCGGACGGCCTTTCGAGCGAGCACGGCCTGTTGCGCGACAACATCCGCCGCTTCCTGAAAACGCGCGTCAACCCCATCATCAACCAACATGAAGCCGCCAAGACCTTTCCCTTCGAAGTACTGGGAGAACTGCGCGACTTCGGCTACCTCGGCGGCTATCTGCCTGAATCCTCGGGCGGCTTGGGTATCGATTACCTGACCTGGGCCATCATGATGGAGGAGGCGGGCTACTGCTGGCTTTCGCTGCGGGCGCTGATCAACGGCCTGAATATCGTGGGCGGCATTCTCGACGCCTATGGCACCGAGGAACAGAAGGAACGGTTTCTTCAGCCGCTGTTGCGCAATGAACGGCGCACCTACGTCTCGATTTCCGAGCCGGATGTGGGATCGAACGTGGCCGAAGTCAAAACGCGCGCGGACAAGCAGGGCGACCATTACGTACTGAACGGCAGCAAGCTGTGGGTGACCAATGGCATGTTCGCCGACTTCGGCATCGTCGTCGCGCGCACGTTCAGCGATACCTGCCAGGGCGGCCTGTCGCTGTTCCTGGTGGAGAAGGCCCATACGCGCTTCGATGCGCGTCCGGTGGACACCATGTTCGTGCGCAGCACCGGGACCGCGGCCTACACCTTCGACAATGCCCAGGTACCCGCGGCCAACCTGCTCGGCCAGGAAGGAGAAGGACTGCGGCAGATTCTCATCGGGCTCAATTTCGGGCGTCTCAACGTGGCGATGGGGGCGGTGGGCGCGGCGCAATGCGCGCTGGACCTGTCCATCGACTACGCGCGCACCCGCAAGCAGTTCGGGCAGCCCATTGCAGCCTATCAACTGGTGCAGCGCCACATCGTCGAGATGACGATGAAGACGCAGGCGGCGCGCGCCTTGGGCTACCGCGCGGCGCGCGCCATGCAAGCGGGCCTGCCGGCGCGCGTCGAGGGCTCGGTGGCCAAGCTGTACGCGACCGAGGCCGCGCATCAGGTCGCCAATCACGCCCTGCAGGTGCACGGCGGCATTGGCTATGCCACCGACTATCCGATAGAACGGATTTTCCGCGATACGCGCGGGGGAATGATTCCGGAAGGAACCACCGAAATCCAGACGCTCATCATCGGGCGCGAGATTCTGGGCATTTCGGCATTGAAGACTGGAGAACGCGCATGA
- a CDS encoding SDR family NAD(P)-dependent oxidoreductase → MDLKLKGRVAIVTGSARGIGAETARFLATEGMAVVISDLDQDAAQAMAGAIEAEGGSAVGVRCDVREQEQVQAMVAAGYEAFGRIDVLVNNAGLVKDRTLLKMDEADWDLVIDVTLKGAFHCCRAALPHMHENGWGRIINIASRALFGNPGQTNYSSAKAGIIGMTRALSLEQARKGVTVNAIAPGFIETDYIKSLPNYSTILENVQAKNQVPFAGQPSDIAGAVAFMASEHARYITGTTLFVTGGRYG, encoded by the coding sequence ATGGATCTGAAACTGAAAGGCCGCGTGGCAATCGTCACGGGTTCGGCGCGTGGGATCGGAGCGGAGACCGCCCGTTTTCTCGCCACGGAAGGCATGGCCGTCGTGATCAGCGACCTGGACCAGGACGCCGCGCAAGCGATGGCCGGCGCCATCGAAGCCGAGGGCGGCAGCGCGGTAGGGGTGCGTTGCGACGTGCGCGAGCAGGAGCAGGTGCAGGCCATGGTGGCGGCCGGTTATGAGGCTTTCGGCCGCATCGACGTATTGGTCAACAATGCAGGCCTGGTGAAAGACCGCACGCTGCTCAAGATGGACGAGGCCGATTGGGATTTGGTGATCGACGTCACGCTCAAAGGCGCGTTCCATTGCTGCCGCGCGGCGCTGCCGCACATGCACGAGAACGGGTGGGGACGCATCATCAACATCGCCTCGCGTGCGCTGTTCGGCAACCCCGGCCAGACCAACTATTCGAGCGCCAAGGCTGGCATCATAGGCATGACGCGGGCCTTGTCACTGGAGCAGGCGCGCAAGGGCGTGACGGTGAACGCCATCGCGCCGGGCTTCATCGAGACCGACTACATCAAGAGCCTGCCCAACTACAGCACGATCCTGGAGAACGTGCAGGCCAAGAACCAGGTCCCGTTCGCGGGCCAGCCCTCGGATATCGCGGGCGCCGTGGCGTTCATGGCTTCGGAGCATGCCCGCTACATCACTGGCACCACGCTCTTCGTGACGGGAGGCCGCTATGGTTGA
- a CDS encoding Bug family tripartite tricarboxylate transporter substrate binding protein, with amino-acid sequence MQNHNPGHQLPQPIQRIALALAVGLSMASASASADTYPARAMTIVSAGPAGGITDQVSRLIASKVSKGLGQPVVVENRPGAGGNPAAEHVARAKPDGYTLLMGTQGTQATNQYLYQSISFNPEKDFVAVHGVIALPNVLVVNAGRPYRTVKELVAYANEHPGTITMANAGNGTATHLEAELFQTVAGIKYVNVPYRGSPPAINDLLGGQVDASFDYPATTLGHIQSGKLRALAVTSATRLSLLPDVPTIAEAGYPKAESMSWIGLFFPAGTPKAMIDRWQEEVARALQDPAVITSLSTMGGTPLNLGGEKFDELVRSERIKWKAIIERTGARAS; translated from the coding sequence ATGCAAAACCACAATCCCGGCCATCAACTTCCCCAACCGATCCAGCGCATTGCGCTGGCGCTTGCGGTGGGGCTATCGATGGCATCGGCGTCCGCATCTGCCGATACGTATCCCGCCCGCGCGATGACCATTGTTTCCGCGGGTCCTGCCGGCGGCATCACCGATCAGGTAAGCCGCCTGATCGCCAGCAAGGTATCGAAAGGACTGGGCCAACCCGTGGTGGTCGAGAACCGGCCGGGCGCAGGCGGCAACCCTGCGGCCGAGCACGTCGCCCGGGCCAAGCCCGACGGCTACACCCTGCTGATGGGCACGCAGGGAACCCAGGCCACCAATCAGTACTTGTACCAATCCATCAGCTTCAATCCAGAAAAGGACTTTGTCGCCGTGCATGGCGTCATCGCGCTGCCCAACGTGCTGGTGGTCAATGCCGGCCGTCCCTATCGCACGGTCAAGGAACTGGTGGCCTATGCGAACGAACACCCCGGCACCATCACGATGGCCAATGCCGGCAATGGCACCGCCACCCACCTGGAGGCCGAACTGTTCCAGACCGTGGCCGGAATCAAATACGTCAACGTGCCCTATCGCGGCAGCCCGCCGGCCATCAATGATTTGCTGGGCGGACAGGTCGATGCCTCGTTCGACTATCCGGCCACCACGCTGGGACACATTCAGAGCGGAAAGCTGCGCGCCCTGGCAGTCACCAGCGCCACGCGGCTGAGCCTGCTGCCCGACGTCCCGACCATCGCCGAGGCCGGCTATCCGAAGGCGGAGTCGATGTCCTGGATCGGCCTGTTCTTCCCCGCTGGAACGCCCAAGGCCATGATCGACCGCTGGCAGGAGGAGGTAGCGCGCGCGCTGCAGGATCCGGCGGTCATCACCTCGCTTTCCACCATGGGCGGCACGCCGCTGAACCTGGGAGGCGAAAAGTTCGACGAACTGGTGCGCAGCGAACGAATCAAGTGGAAAGCCATCATCGAGCGCACCGGCGCCAGGGCCAGCTGA